The Hymenobacter swuensis DY53 genome includes the window CTGAACGACCAAGTGGTGGTAGGCGGCCGCGTAATTGTACAGTTCGGGGCCAAACGGACACTCAGCTGCATTGTGGCGGCCGTGCATGAGCACCCACCCAAGGAGTATCAGGCCAAGTACATCCTGGAATTCATTGATGATGCGCCGGTCGTGACGCAGCCCCAGCTCAAGCTATTCCGCTGGATAGCGGAGTACTACCTCTGCACGCTGGGTGAGGTAATCAACGCCGCCTTACCGGCCGCCCTTAAGCTCAGCTCCGAGAGTCGCGTGCAGCTTCATCCGGCTTTCGAGGCAGAAACCAACCCGTATCCGCTCAGCGAGCAGGAGCAGAAGGTAGTGGATGCCCTCAGCACCGGCGAGGAGGGCAAATCCATGACGTTTACAGAGGTGGGCGAGCTGCTGGGCATTGCTTCCTTCCACAAGTACATCAAGTCCCTGATGCAGAAGGACGTGGTGTTTCTGTTCGAGCATCTCCAGGATAAGTACTCGCCCAAGGTGCTGAAGAAGGTTCGGCTGGCGCACCAGTACATTTCGGAGGCAGCCATTGAGCAGCTGTTTGCCCAATTGGCCAGCAAGAGCAAGCAGCTGGACGTGGTGATGCGCTACCTCCAGCGGGTGCCCGTGTACCAGAACGAGCACGCCAACCACAAAGGCCTGGAAAAGGCGGCCCTTACCTCAGCGCCCCACCTCTCCCCTTCCGCCGTGAATACGCTCATCAAAAACGGCGTATTAGAACAGTTCGACCAGATTGTGTCACGCTTCCCGCTGGATGAGGACGATGCCGAAGCCAAAATCCACTTTACCCTGAGCGAGGCCCAGCAGACGGCCCGCCAGGACATCATGCGCCAGTTCCAAGACAAGGACATTGTGCTGTTGCACGGCGTGACGGGCGCCGGCAAAACGGAAATCTACATCGACCTGATCAAGCAGGCCCTCGACGGCGGCGGGCAGGTGCTGTACCTGCTGCCCGAAATTGCCCTTACCGCCCAGATTGTCACCCGGCTGATGCGCGTGTTTGGCTCGCGGCTGGGCGTGTACCACTCTAAGTTCTCGGATAATGAGCGGGTGGAAGTCTGGAACGGGGTGCTGTCGGGCCGCTTTCAAGTGGTGGTAGGCGTGCGGTCGGCCATTTTCCTGCCCTTCGATAACCTGGCGCTTACCATTGTGGACGAGGAGCACGAATCGAGCTATAAACAGTATGACCCGGCCCCGCGCTACAACGCCCGCGAGGTGGCGCTGATGATGGCCAACTTCCAGGGCTCCAAGACCCTGCTGGGTTCGGCTACACCGGCGGTAGAAACCTATTACCAGACGCGCACCGGCCGCTACGGGCTGGTGGAGCTGACCAAGCGGTTCGGCGAAGCCGGCCTGCCCGAAATCGAGCTGGTAGACACGCGTAAAAGCCGGGAGCAGAAAACCATGCTTAACCACTTCACGCCCGAGTTAATGGCGGAAATGGAGCGTAAGTTGGCCCTGCAGGAGCAGATTATCCTCTTCCAGAACCGGCGGGGCTACGCGCCATTCATCAACTGCCTGGATTGCGGCTGGATTCCGAAGTGCCAGAGCTGCGCCGTAAGCCTGAGCTACCACAAGCACAGTCACGAACTGCGCTGCCACTACTGCGGCTACCACGAGCGGATGGTAGCCCAGTGTCCGGCCTGCGGCTCACGCAACGTAAAAACCGTGGGTTTCGGCACCGAGAAGTTGGAAGACGACCTCAAAGTGATGCTGCCGGCCGCCAACGTGCAGCGCATGGACCTGGATACCACGCGGGCCAAAAATGCCTACCAGCAGATTATTTCGGAGTTCGAAAAGCAGAACACCAATATTCTGGTAGGTACGCAGATGGTAACTAAGGGCTTGGACTTCGCCAACGTGAGCCTGGTGGGTATCATCAACGCCGACAGTATTATTCACTACCCCGATTTCCGGGCCCACGAGCGGGCATTTCAGATGTTCGTGCAGGTGAGCGGGCGAGCGGGCCGCAAGGGTAAGAAAGGCAAAGTCATCATCCAGACTGGCGACCCGGAACAGGTGATTTTCGACAAGGTGATTCGCAACGATTACCTGGAGTTCTACGAGTATGAGATTCTGCAGCGACGCGAGCATGGTTATCCGCCGTTTATGCGCATCATTCGCCTCACGGTAAAGCACATGGACGTGAGCGTGGGCGAACGGGCGGCCCTGCAGCTTACTCAGGAACTGGTGGACCGGCTGGGCCGCGAGGCTGTGCTGGGGCCGGAAGCGCCGTACATCTTCCGTATCCGCAACTTCTACCTGCAGGAAATCACCATCAAGCTGAGCCGGGAACACACCGTACTGCGTGCTGCCAAAGCAGATGTACTGGCCGCCATCGATCTGCTCCGCGACCAGAAAGAGTTCAAGCAGGTGCGCTTTGCCGTGGACGTGGACCCGATGTAACTATAGCTGTTGAGCCACTATATCGCGCTAACGCTTACAATCAGGCCGGCAATGAGGAGTATCAGGCCGGGCAGCCCGAAGAACAGGAGCCCATACGGTGACAGTAGCGCCCCAACGGCCAGTAATACAGCCCCGCCCAGCAGCAGACCGATACCAATTCTCCGCAAGGGCCGGTCACTAGGGCCAGATTCAGAAGAGGCCGGGGCGGCGGTAGCGTCCGGAACAGTGCCTTTGCGCGCCTGCCGCCGAGCTTCCCGCTTCAGCCGCTGCCGGCCGTTTTTACCCTGATAAAGCAACAGTGCTACCCCAATAGGAATGGCGGACAAGGCAATGAGACCCAAAAACAGACGTCCCCAGTCAGTGCCCGAGCCAGAATCCGAATCTGCATTGACTACAAGTGTTACGAGCCCGGCAGCCACCAGCGTCCCGCCAATTACGTTTACGGTGGTAGTAGCAGGATCAGGAACTGACGAGTCGGTTTTGGGAAATACATCCGGGGTTGAAGCAGCTTGCGGCCACCCTCGCCCTACCGGCCGGCCATACAGCGTATCGGGGGCAGTAACTGCTGCCGATTTTTGCTCTGCGGGTAAAGCTGCGGTTGTCCGCTTACGGAGTGAAACCGATGGAGGCATTTCCGCCATGAAAGTCCCACTATTGGTAGTGGCTTCAAGCACCGCCGGCTCGGCAGCTACTACCGGAGCAGGTTGGGATGACGTAGGCACATGATAGGTCGGCGCATCGGGCCGAAAAGCGGCAAATCGGCTACTTTGGCAACCACTCACCAGCACAGTGAGCAATAGAATACTCCACGAAACAAAGCGCATGAGTAGAATTACGACGAAGTGAATAAAAACAAGTGGCTAACGAGCGGCAAACAACGCATAAGTAGGGAATAAAAAAAACGCCCCGGTTTTCACCGAGGCGTTTTGTATTGCTAGCGGTAAGATTCAGCTTACACTTCGTCAAGCAGACCAAGTACGATGAACACGATACCGATAATGGCAATAACGGTACCCAGAATGCCACTAATCAGACCTACCAGAATACCAATCAGCAGCAGGATGATGCCGAGCTTGATGTTACGGCTGATGGCGTTGGCATCTTCCTTGGCAGCAACTTCCGACTTCTTGTTCACCTGTGCTTTAGCCGACAGCTTGTTAGCCTGTTTTGTCAGTTTGGCAACCAAGGCCTTCTGAGCGAAGTTCAGCTTGGGAGCAGGAGCAGCAGCTTTGGCCGGAGCGGCAGCTACAGCAGACTTTTCAGCAGCTACTGGGGCAGCCTGGGCAGCAGCAGCGGGTACAGGAACGGCCGGAGTGCTTACTTCCGTAGTTACCGGAGTAACAGTAGTTTCAGTGATTGGAGCGGGCGTTACGGCCACGGCGCGCTGAGTGCCATGATAAGCCGATGACGTTTTGGGCAGCATGGCGTACTCGGCGCGGTTGCAGCTGCTGAGGGCTACGGCTACGGCGGCAACGGCCGTAAGCTTGTGGAGGAGACCGGACAGGTGCTTCATAGGGAAAGGAGGGTTAGTGAATGGTATGCAAACGGGACTTGTACGGGCCAAATTAGGAAAAGGCGGCAAAAAAACAGGATTTATTCTTTTTACAGTCCAGCTTTTTCCAGCGGCCAGAATGGGTACGTTGCTGTATATGCCTGGGTTACTATGCTCAACGTTTGCTCCGCCCGAACCCTTATCGGCAGGTAAATGTTGAGCCTGCACCGTTACTTTGTGCCTATGCCGTTCCATCCCAAGTCCCTGTTACTGGTAAGCGCCGCTGGTCTGCTGCTCGGGCCCCTGGCCTGTACCCAGCCGCTCACTGAAAGTACCGCCGCCCAGCTTACTGAGGCGCGCCGCCAGATCGTACCCGATACCAGCGGCTATGAGCGGCGCCCTCCGCAGGACCTCAATGGCATTGGCAAATACTACCTGGGCCGCCAGATTGCGCACGTAATGGGCCACGAAGGAGCCTCCTGGCTGGAACGCGCCGACCGGCAACAGGAAGAAGGCACTGATATTCTACTGCGCGAGCTGAAGCTGAAGCCCACCGATGTAGTAGCGGATATTGGAGCCGGTACTGGCTTTTTCACCTTCCGGATAAGTCCGCTGGTGCCCCGGGGTCGGGTGCTGGCCGTGGATATTCAGCCGGAGATGCTGACGGCTTTGCGCGAAACCAAGGACCGGATCCGCGCCAACAATGTGGTACCGGTACGCGGCACTACCGATAACCCCAATCTGCCTGCCAAAGGTGTGGATGTGGTGCTCATTGTGGATGCGTATCACGAGTTTGACCATCCCCGGGAAATGATGCGTGCCATTCGTAACTCCCTTGCCCCGGCTGGGCGGGTAGCACTGGTGGAATACCGGGCGGAAGACGCTGAGGTACCCATCAAGCGTATTCACAAGATGAGCATCGCCCAGGCCCGACGCGAAATGGCGGCTCTGGGGTTACGCCTCACGGATTCCATTGAATCGTTACCGCAGCAGCATCTGCTGATTTTCCAGCGCTGATCTTGGCCTGGTTGGTCAGGTGGCCGGGTGGTACGGGGGCATTACCTTTGTGGCCATGTCAGTTTTGCCCCCCGACCCCCGTCAGCTTTCCATTCATGACTTCACCTACCAGCTGCCCCCCGAGCGAATTGCGCCGGAGCCGCTGCCCAACCGCGACCAGTCGAAGTTATTGCTGTACAAGCAGGGCAGTATAACTGACCAGCAGTTTCAGGAACTGCCCGCGCTGCTGCCAACCGGTAGCCTCCTGGTTTTCAACGACACCAAAGTGGTGCGGGCCCGCCTGTTCGTGCGGCGGCCAACAGGTGGTATGGTGGAGCTGTTTTGCCTGGAGCCGGTAGCGCCCCACCAAGCCATCGAGCCCGCTATGCAGCAAACGGGCAGCTGCGTGTGGAAATGCCTGGTGGGCAATGGGCGGCGATGGAAAAAAGGCCCTGTAACGCTGGAGTTTGAAGCCCTCGGCCAGCCGGCGGTGTTGACTGCCGAACGGATTGAACAACACGACGGTTATGCTCTGATTCGATTCAGTTGGGAGCCGGCAACCCTGCCATTTGCCGAAGTACTGCATGGAGCGGGCCACTTGCCGCTTCCCCCCTACCTCAACCGCGCCGATACTGACGTGGATGCCGTGCGGTACCAAACGGTATACGCGGCCCACGAGGGAGCTGTGGCCGCTCCTACGGCCGGCCTGCACTTCTCCGAGGCGGTATTGGCGGAGCTGAAGGAGCGGCAAATTTCAGCTGCCCGCGTAACGCTACACGTTGGCGCAGGTACTTTTCAGCCCGTTAAGGCGGAGCATATGGCCGCCCATGCCATGCACGGGGAGCCCATCAGTGTAACCGCGGCTACGTTGCGGCAGCTTCAGGCCCATTTGCCCCAGCCAATTATTCCGGTGGGTACCACCAGCCTGCGCACGTTGGAAAGCCTGTACTGGCTGGGCGCACGTCTGGTGCAACATCCGGAAGCGGTGCCCATCTGGCACGTCAGTCAATGGCAGCCGTATGAAGAACAGCGGGAAGTAACGCTGGAGGATGCCCTGGCCGCGCTGCTTCGCCAGTTGGAAATAACAGGCTCCGATACGCTTCATGCCACTACCCAGCTATTGATTGCGCCCGGTTACCGGTTCCGGATGGTGCGCGGCCTGATTACTAATTTTCATCAGCCGGAAAGTACCCTGTTACTGCTGGTAGCGGCTTTGCTCGGCCCTGCCTGGCGGCAGGTATACCAGCATGCACTGGCAAACAACTACCGCTTTCTGAGCTACGGCGACTCTTCTCTGCTGCTTCCGTAATTTGGTTGTCGGCAGCATAGTGGTTTCAACCGAAGGCTCAAATAGAATACAAGAAGCAGTAAATCAACTGGGTATTTTTATTTCTGGCATTGAGGAAGCACTGGTAATCGTTTGGTATCATGAGGGTAAGTAAAACTATTTTTTGTAGGACCGTATAAGGACACAAATCCTAGTTTCTCCAATCAGACTCTCCTCATGAAAAAGATAATGCTCCTGGCCGCCGCCGTAGTTTTCTCGACGGCCGCCTTCGCCCAGGGTGATAAAACAACCGTACGTGACGAAACTACCGGTGCCAAAACCACCGTTTCGGAGCGCGACAACGGTACGGTAAAAGTAGAGTCCCGCACGGGCCGCACGAAAGCCGGTCAGAAAGCCTACAATACCAAAGAAGACGTAAAGTACGCCGGCAAGAAAACGGGTAACGCCGTAGAGCGGGGCGCCAAGAAAACCGGTAGTGCCGTGAAAAAAGGTGCTAAAGCCGTTAAGAACAAAACGGAAGACGTAGTAGACTAATCTATTTCGTGACCAAGCAAAAAGCCCCGCCAACTGAGTTGGCGGGGCTTTTTGCCTGGTCACAGTTGTCGATTCTATTGCCCGACGATAAACACGGCGTTACCGAATAGCAACTTACCGCCCTGCCAGAACGCCCGGAACAGCGGATTGTCGCCGAGGTAAACGACCTGGCCCCGACCCATATCCTGGGTACCGAGTACGAAGCTGTCGGTGAGGGCGCGCTGGGCGCGGCGGCCGGCGAAACCGGATGCGTAGCTGTCCTTTTTCAGTACGCCCACGTTCCAGCCGCCTTTGGGCAGAAAACGGTAGTTGGGAATATCCCGCAGCAAGGCATAATAGGTTTCGCCGTAGCCAAACGCCAGGGGGTGCGAGTTATCGAGCTGGACGCGGTAAACACTGCCCTGCACCCGCTCCCCGATTTCCTCCCGCTCGGCATCGGCGTAGCGGCGCAGGGCGGTGTATGGGTTGGCTTTTTTGCCGGTGGCCGCCGTATCGGCCGGCTTGGTTTTGAGCAGGAAGTCCTTGTTGCCAGCCAGGAAACGGGATGCTCCTTCGAGGGCAATAAGACGACCACCGCCGCGCACCCATGTTTTCACGTTTTCGAGGCCGCGCTCTGTTAGTATATCATCGTAGCGGCCATCAGGCAGCACTAGCACATCAAACTTGCTTAGCGGAACACTGTTGAAATAGTCCGTTCCCAGCACCGTTACGGGGTAGCCCACCTGCTGCTCAAAGAAGTGCCAGACTTCTCCGAAAGCAGTAGCATCAATGCCGGGGCCAGCCAGAATAGCTACACTAGGCATCTTAAGGGGCCGTACGGAGCGGGAGCCCAGGTCGCCGCCGGTGGTAGACAAACCCGATTGTACGGCCTGTACCATCACACCTGCCGAGTCGGCCTGGGCGTGTACCAGTTGGTCGAAGCGCGTGCCCAGCCGCTCGTTGCCGGTGCGCGGAATAATCAGGGTGCCACGCTGGTACTTCTGCCCTTCCGTTTCAAAAGGCTCATCGGCTACTCTCATTTTCACGCCCTGCTGCATCAGCCGGCTCAGGAACCGGACATCCTGGAGGTTGTTCCAACGCGCCAGATACGCATAGGGCCGGTCGGCGGCGGGTTGGGCCTCGGTTGGGGTTGGAGCGGCCTTCCCGCCTTTCTCCACCACTGTAGCCACCGTAGGCGGCGTGCTGGCCGTAGCCACCTGGCCTTTCAGGGCATAGCCTTTCAGCCCGAAAGCATAGGGCAATGACCAGGCTGTGAGGTCGTAGGTAAGCGAATCTTCCAACTGAGCCTGAGGCTCGAACAGCACCTTTACCAATGTCGATTTGGGCTGGTACATGCTGATGACCACGTCGCGGGGCTCAAGCTGCACGGCTTCGGTTTTGCCGGTGGTATAGTTGTAGCCACTCTGGCGGCTGCGTTTGGCGGCAAAGCCGTAGCTGATCTGCTGCCGGTCGAGGTACTGAGTCAGGGCACGCACCTGGCCGGGGTCGGAGGAACCCGCCAGCACGTAGGATTTGTACTCGCCCTTCGGCTTGGTGCGGGCGTCGGTATAGAACTTCCGGAATTGCTGAATCAACTCCTGATGGCGGTCGGAGGCGGCCTGCATGGTGGCCAGACTGGTGGCGTGGTGGTGCTCAATGCGTTGCGTCAGCGTTAGGGTGTCGCCATCGGCTTTGGCGTAGCTCACGCCAGCGGGGCCGCCGCCGCCCTGTTCGTAGGTCATGCCAATGGCCCCGTTGAAGCTGGGCCAAGTGTCGCCGTAGAAGGGGGCGAACAGGTCGTAGGTTTCGCGGGTGAAATAGAGCCAGTTGTTCTTATCGAAGACTTTGCGGTTGTAGTCGCCGATGATGTTCTGGAATTTGCGCTGCCACTCCGTGAGGTCGGCGTGAAAGGGCTTAGCCGCCGGCGAGAAGTAATAAGGCGCCGAAGGGCCCATTTCGTGGTAATCGGCGTGTACCTGCGGCAGCCATTGGTTATACACGGCAATCCGCTGGCGGCTTTCCTGCTGGGTTTGCCAGGCCCAGTCGCGGTTCAGGTCGAAATAGTAGTGGTTGTAGCGACCACCGGGCCAGGGCTCATGGTGCTCCCAGCTCAGGGGCGAGGAGTTGGGCCGCTGGTTGGCTACTCGGTTGTACCACTGTGCATACCGGTCACGGCCATCGGGGTTCACGCAGGGGTCCACAATGACCACTAGGTTTTGCAGCCATTGCTGTACCTGCTGGTTCTCGGGGTTGGCCAAATCATAGAGCACCTGCATCACCGCCTCGGAAGACACTGCCTCGTTGCCATGCACGTTGTAGCTGAGCCACACTACGGCTGGCTGCTTAGTGGCAGCCGTACCCGTTTCCAACCCCGCCAGCCGCAGGTTATTGCGCCGGATGTCCTCCAGGTTGGTCATGTTCTCGGCTGAAGCCACGTACACCAGCTCCAGCGGACGGTTTTCATAGGTCCGGCCGTAACGCTGCTGTTTCATGCGGCCGGGGCTATGCTGCACCACATGGTCGACGTAGCGCAACAGTTCGGCGTGGGGCGTGAAGCGCGTACCCAACTCATAGCCCAGAAACTGCCGGGGCGTAAGCAGCGGCCCATCGGCTAGAACGGCCTGAGCAAATGCGCCCGGGGCCAGCAGCAACCCAAACAGGAACATACAGATAATCCGGGAGTAGTTTTTTCTCACA containing:
- the priA gene encoding replication restart helicase PriA translates to MSLTFDFVQPQPEPAADRLTLFADVILPLPLPKLYTYRVPFELNDQVVVGGRVIVQFGAKRTLSCIVAAVHEHPPKEYQAKYILEFIDDAPVVTQPQLKLFRWIAEYYLCTLGEVINAALPAALKLSSESRVQLHPAFEAETNPYPLSEQEQKVVDALSTGEEGKSMTFTEVGELLGIASFHKYIKSLMQKDVVFLFEHLQDKYSPKVLKKVRLAHQYISEAAIEQLFAQLASKSKQLDVVMRYLQRVPVYQNEHANHKGLEKAALTSAPHLSPSAVNTLIKNGVLEQFDQIVSRFPLDEDDAEAKIHFTLSEAQQTARQDIMRQFQDKDIVLLHGVTGAGKTEIYIDLIKQALDGGGQVLYLLPEIALTAQIVTRLMRVFGSRLGVYHSKFSDNERVEVWNGVLSGRFQVVVGVRSAIFLPFDNLALTIVDEEHESSYKQYDPAPRYNAREVALMMANFQGSKTLLGSATPAVETYYQTRTGRYGLVELTKRFGEAGLPEIELVDTRKSREQKTMLNHFTPELMAEMERKLALQEQIILFQNRRGYAPFINCLDCGWIPKCQSCAVSLSYHKHSHELRCHYCGYHERMVAQCPACGSRNVKTVGFGTEKLEDDLKVMLPAANVQRMDLDTTRAKNAYQQIISEFEKQNTNILVGTQMVTKGLDFANVSLVGIINADSIIHYPDFRAHERAFQMFVQVSGRAGRKGKKGKVIIQTGDPEQVIFDKVIRNDYLEFYEYEILQRREHGYPPFMRIIRLTVKHMDVSVGERAALQLTQELVDRLGREAVLGPEAPYIFRIRNFYLQEITIKLSREHTVLRAAKADVLAAIDLLRDQKEFKQVRFAVDVDPM
- a CDS encoding class I SAM-dependent methyltransferase, translating into MPFHPKSLLLVSAAGLLLGPLACTQPLTESTAAQLTEARRQIVPDTSGYERRPPQDLNGIGKYYLGRQIAHVMGHEGASWLERADRQQEEGTDILLRELKLKPTDVVADIGAGTGFFTFRISPLVPRGRVLAVDIQPEMLTALRETKDRIRANNVVPVRGTTDNPNLPAKGVDVVLIVDAYHEFDHPREMMRAIRNSLAPAGRVALVEYRAEDAEVPIKRIHKMSIAQARREMAALGLRLTDSIESLPQQHLLIFQR
- a CDS encoding S-adenosylmethionine:tRNA ribosyltransferase-isomerase, translated to MSVLPPDPRQLSIHDFTYQLPPERIAPEPLPNRDQSKLLLYKQGSITDQQFQELPALLPTGSLLVFNDTKVVRARLFVRRPTGGMVELFCLEPVAPHQAIEPAMQQTGSCVWKCLVGNGRRWKKGPVTLEFEALGQPAVLTAERIEQHDGYALIRFSWEPATLPFAEVLHGAGHLPLPPYLNRADTDVDAVRYQTVYAAHEGAVAAPTAGLHFSEAVLAELKERQISAARVTLHVGAGTFQPVKAEHMAAHAMHGEPISVTAATLRQLQAHLPQPIIPVGTTSLRTLESLYWLGARLVQHPEAVPIWHVSQWQPYEEQREVTLEDALAALLRQLEITGSDTLHATTQLLIAPGYRFRMVRGLITNFHQPESTLLLLVAALLGPAWRQVYQHALANNYRFLSYGDSSLLLP
- a CDS encoding M14 family metallopeptidase — translated: MFLFGLLLAPGAFAQAVLADGPLLTPRQFLGYELGTRFTPHAELLRYVDHVVQHSPGRMKQQRYGRTYENRPLELVYVASAENMTNLEDIRRNNLRLAGLETGTAATKQPAVVWLSYNVHGNEAVSSEAVMQVLYDLANPENQQVQQWLQNLVVIVDPCVNPDGRDRYAQWYNRVANQRPNSSPLSWEHHEPWPGGRYNHYYFDLNRDWAWQTQQESRQRIAVYNQWLPQVHADYHEMGPSAPYYFSPAAKPFHADLTEWQRKFQNIIGDYNRKVFDKNNWLYFTRETYDLFAPFYGDTWPSFNGAIGMTYEQGGGGPAGVSYAKADGDTLTLTQRIEHHHATSLATMQAASDRHQELIQQFRKFYTDARTKPKGEYKSYVLAGSSDPGQVRALTQYLDRQQISYGFAAKRSRQSGYNYTTGKTEAVQLEPRDVVISMYQPKSTLVKVLFEPQAQLEDSLTYDLTAWSLPYAFGLKGYALKGQVATASTPPTVATVVEKGGKAAPTPTEAQPAADRPYAYLARWNNLQDVRFLSRLMQQGVKMRVADEPFETEGQKYQRGTLIIPRTGNERLGTRFDQLVHAQADSAGVMVQAVQSGLSTTGGDLGSRSVRPLKMPSVAILAGPGIDATAFGEVWHFFEQQVGYPVTVLGTDYFNSVPLSKFDVLVLPDGRYDDILTERGLENVKTWVRGGGRLIALEGASRFLAGNKDFLLKTKPADTAATGKKANPYTALRRYADAEREEIGERVQGSVYRVQLDNSHPLAFGYGETYYALLRDIPNYRFLPKGGWNVGVLKKDSYASGFAGRRAQRALTDSFVLGTQDMGRGQVVYLGDNPLFRAFWQGGKLLFGNAVFIVGQ